From a single Lolium rigidum isolate FL_2022 chromosome 7, APGP_CSIRO_Lrig_0.1, whole genome shotgun sequence genomic region:
- the LOC124671190 gene encoding obtusifoliol 14-alpha demethylase-like, with protein MEMPISALWFTMALFLITLVLTRIANRRNTVDDVCTLPPPPEVKGIALMGLFPTLFTKGPEATMHYLYNKLGSAFTVRFLWKRTTFLVGQEASGVFFQGLESEVTQGNLFEFTVPMFGRDMGFAVDYATRMEQTRFFVESLRPAQLRSYVDPMLQEVENYFEKWGEQGVVDLKYEFEELLMLISSRCLVGKEVREKMFGQFCTLFHEIEEGVNFASFMFPYIPIPVNRRRDRARIRLTGILSEVVRSRKIFNRVEDDVLQRFIDSTYKGGRGTTVEEVSGMMLGLIFAGKHTSAMTTTWTGACLLSHPKYFDAALEEQKQIIIKYNGKIDYNILSEMVTLHSCIKEAARLHPALPTLVRQVKKDTTVRTKEGCEYVIPRGDTLVNLVMVNNMLTHIYKDPKVYDPDRFRPAREEDKAGGKFSYTSFGGGRHACGGEAYAYMQIKIIFSHLLRNFELKLISSFPKPDWSKFLPEPKGKVMVSYKRCHLPST; from the exons ATGGAGATGCCAATTAGCGCTCTTTGGTTCACCATGGCGCTTTTTCTCATCACTCTAGTTCTCACCAGGATTGCAAATAGAAGAAATACCGTTGATGATGTTTGTACACTACCACCTCCGCCGGAGGTGAAGGGTATTGCTCTTATGGGACTGTTTCCTACTCTATTTACAAAGGGCCCTGAAGCTACGATGCATTATCTGTATAACAAACTTGGCAGTGCATTCACTGTCAGATTTCTTTGGAAAAGGACAACTTTTTTAGTTGGTCAGGAGGCCTCCGGTgttttcttccaaggcttggaGTCAGAAGTTACCCAAGGAAATTTATTTGAGTTCACCGTTCCCATGTTTGGGAGAGATATGGGCTTCGCAGTAGATTACGCTACTCGAATGGAGCAGACTCGCTTCTTTGTTGAGTCTCTGAGGCCAGCACAGCTCAGAAGCTACGTTGATCCAATGCTTCAGGAAGTGGAG AACTACTTTGAAAAATGGGGAGAGCAAGGGGTTGTTGATCTAAAATATGAATTTGAGGAGCTACTAATGTtgatctcaagtcgatgtcttgtTGGAAAAGAGGTCCGAGAGAAGATGTTTGGCCAGTTCTGCACATTGTTTCATGAAATTGAGGAAGGTGTAAACTTTGCCAGTTTCATGTTCCCGTACATCCCAATTCCGGTAAACCGCCGGCGTGACAGGGCTCGGATAAGGCTTACAGGGATTCTTTCTGAGGTTGTGAGGTCACGTAAGATCTTCAATCGTGTTGAGGATGATGTGCTCCAGAGGTTTATAGATTCAACATATAAAGGAGGCCGTGGCACAACCGTAGAAGAGGTCAGCGGGATGATGCTCGGCTTGATCTTTGCCGGAAAACACACAAGCGCAATGACCACCACATGGACTGGAGCTTGCCTTTTGAGCCATCCAAAGTACTTTGATGCTGCTTTAGAGGAGCAAAAACAGATAATTATAAAATACAATGGCAAGATAGACTATAATATTTTGTCAGAGATGGTCACCCTGCATAGCTGCATCAAGGAGGCGGCAAGATTGCACCCTGCTCTACCAACTTTGGTCCGTCAGGTAAAGAAGGACACCACGGTGCGTACAAAGGAGGGTTGTGAATATGTCATCCCGAGAGGTGACACCTTAGTAAACCTTGTAATGGTGAACAATATGTTGACACATATATACAAGGATCCTAAGGTGTATGACCCCGATCGCTTTCGTCCTGCAAGAGAGGAGGATAAAGCTGGTGGAAAGTTTTCTTACACATCTTTCGGTGGTGGAAGGCATGCGTGTGGTGGTGAAGCTTATGCTTACATGCAAATCAAGATTATATTTAGTCATTTGCTGAGGAATTTTGAACTGAAGCTGATTTCTTCTTTTCCCAAGCCAGACTGGAGCAAGTTTCTACCTGAGCCCAAAGGAAAGGTTATGGTAAGCTACAAGAGATGCCATCTGCCTAGCACCTAA